The Streptomyces venezuelae genomic interval GCCGTAGGAATTGCCGTGCAGCATGTACAGGTACTGCCCGGCCACCGCGTATCCCTGGAACGACGGCTTGCCGTAGCGGTTGCGGTCGACCGAGATCGCGGGCTCGGCGATCTCCACCAGCGGAGTGCCGAAGTCCCCCGCGCGGGCCTTGGCCAGGTCGTAGATCCGGTAGTGCATCCCGTTCAGGCTGTACCGGACCACCAGCCGGTTGTTGACCGGGTCGATGCTCGCGGTGTTGTTCACGCTGCCCGGGACGGGGGTGAACTTCTGGAGCGAGGTGCTGGTGGCGTCCAGCGGCGTGCTGGAGGAGGTGAACTTGAAACGGCACAGCCGCCGGCCCCGGCTCGTCTCGTTCGCGGTGTCCTGGACGGCATCGACCTCGGTCCACAGGTAGGTGCTGGTGCCGGACGGCTCGACGCCGAATCCGACGCCGTGCCCGAAGCCGCGCAGATACATGTAGCCCGTGATCCGGCCGGTGCCACCGCCGTCCGCGGCGTCGGCGCCGAGGGTCCACTCGGTGATCGCGAGGTCGCCGTGCAGATCGCGGGTGCCACCGGAGAGGGGCGCCGACTCCCCCGCCAGCTGACGGCCGCCGCCGATGACCTGGGCGTAGTAGAGCCTACGGTTGACGTTGTCGAACCCGATGGACTGGATGACGGTGCCCTCGTGCAGGGCCACCTCGCGGAAGTAGGCCGGGCCCGTGTTGCCCTCGACCCTGATCAGCGGGGACGCCGGCAGACCGTCCGCCGCGCTCGCGGGCCCGGCTCCCGCTCCGATGCCCGCGACGGAGAGTGCGGCCACGCCGCTCAAGGAAAGGAAAGTGCGCCGATTCAGCTGAAGATCGCTCATGTTGCTTTCCATTTTCGAAGGTAGGCGAAACGGAAGCATCCTGTCAGGCGGCCGAAGCCCCGGCGACCCTGGGCGATCCTGCCGGTCCACCTCGACCCGATCGGATCCGATCGTCATCTGACCTTCCGTCAGAATGGAACGTGTTCTAGTCTGCGGCGCATGGGCATCGCCATCACGCACGAACAGCGGGAGCTCGCCCGATCCGTCCGCGGCTGGCTCACCCGCGCCGTACCTCCCGAAGAGGTCCGCAAACACCTGGACGTCCCCGACGCGGCCGCCGGCCGGCCCGCCTACTGGGACGCCGCCGTCGGGCAAGGGCTCCTCGGGCTCCACCTCCCCGAGGAGCACGGCGGCGGGGGCGGCGGTCTCGGAGACCTCGCCGTCGTCGTGGAGGAGGCCGCCCGGGCGCTGCTGCCTGGGCCGTACCTCCCCTCCGTCCTCGCCGCCGAGGTCCTCCACCGCGCCGGACAGCGGGAGTTGGCCGCCTCGGTCGCCGGCGGGGAGCGGATCGCGGCCGTCGCCCTCGGCGGCACCGGCAGCCTCACCGCCGTCCGCACCGCGAGCGGCTGGCTCCTCGACGGCGCCCCGCCCCCCGTCCTCGGCGGCGCCCAGGCCGGGCTCGTGATCCTCCGGGCCGCCACCGCCGATGGCTCCGTCTGGCTCGCCGTGGACACCGCCACCCTGTCCGTGCGGCCACACGAGAGCGCCGACCCGACCCGGCCCACCGGCGAGATCACCGCCCGCGCCGCACACGTCCCCGTCGCGCGCGAACTCGCCCTCGACACCGGCCTCGTACGGGACCTCGCCGCCGTCCTCCTCGCCGCCGACGCCTGCGGGACCGCCGCCCGTGCCGTCGAGACCGCCGCCGAACACGCCCGTACCCGCGAGCAGTTCGGGCGGCCCATCGGGCAGTTCCAGGGCGTCAAGCACCTCTGCGCCGACATGCTCGTCCGGCTCGAACAGGCCCGCGCCCTCACCTGGGACGCCGCCCGTGCCGGTGAGGACGCCGCCCGTGCCGGTGAGGACGCCGCCCGTGGCGGTGAGGACGAGGCCCGCTCCCTCGCCGCCGCGCTCGCCGCCGCCACCGCCCTCGACGCCGCCTACACCTGCGCCAAGGACTGCATCCAGATCCTCGGCGGCATCGGCTTCACCTGGGAGCACGACGCCCACCTCCTGCTCCGCCGCGCCGTCGTCGCCCGCCAGCTCCTCGGCACCGGCGACCACCACCGCCTCGCCGCCCTGCGGCACGCCGCCGACGGCGTCCGGCGCGGCCTCCGCCTCGACCTGCCGCCCGAGGCCGATGAGTACCGGAGAGCGGCCCGCGAGGCCGTCGCCCCCGCCGCCGGGCTCGAACCGGCCGCCGCCCGGCGCGCCCTCGCCCCCACCGGCTACGCGGCCCCGCACCTCCCGGAGCCGTACGGACTCGGCGCGGACCCGCTCCGGCAGCTCGCCGTGCAGCGGGAGCTGGAGGCGGCCGGGATCACCCTCCCCGGGCTCGGGATCGGCGCGTGGGTCGTCCCCTCGCTCCTCACCTACGGCACCCCCGAGCAGCAGGAGACGCACCTCGGCCCCACCCTGCGCGGCGAGCGGCTCTGGTGCCAGCTCTTCTCCGAACCGGGCGCCGGCTCCGACCTCGCCTCGCTCCGCACCCGCGCCGAGCGCACCGAGGACGGCGGCTGGCGGATCACCGGACAGAAGGTGTGGACGAGCGCCGCCCAGTGGGCCCACCACGGCATCCTGCTCGCCCGCACCGACCCCGCCGCCCCCAAGCACAAGGGGCTGACCTACTTCCTCGTCGACATGCGCGACACCCCCGGCATCGACATCCGGCCGCTCAAGGAGATCACCGGGGACTCCCTCTTCAACGAGGTCTGGTTCGACGACGCGATCCTCCCCGCCGACGCCGTCGTCGGCGAGGTGAACGACGGCTGGCGGGTCGCCCGCAACACCCTCGGCAACGAACGCGTCCACATGGCCGACCAGGTCGCCTTCGACACCGGCCTCGAAGCGCTCATCGAGCGGGCCGCGCAGCACGACAGCTCCGTCCGCGCCCGCGTCGGGGGCCTCCTCGCCGAGGCGCACGCCCTCGCCTGCATCGGCCTGCGCACCACCCTGCTCCAGGTCTCCGGCCTCGAACCGGGCGCGGGCGCCAGCGTCCGCAAGCTCGTCCAGACCCTCCACCAGCAGAAGGTCGCCGAACTCACCCTCGAACTCCTCGGCCCCGAGGGCGCCTTGCGCGAGGGACCCGGCGAGCGGGCGCTGCACGGAATGCTCATGTCCCGCTGCCTCACCATCGCGGGCGGCACCACACAAGTACAGCTCAATGTCGTCGCCGAGCGCCTGCTCGGCCTGCCGAGAGACTGAGACCGAGAGACGGGGAGGGACCCGCGATGACCACCAAGGCGTATGTCGTCGGCGTCGGGATGACGAAGTTCGAGAAGCCGGAGACCCGGGACTGGCAGTACTGGGACATGGCGAAGGAGGCGGGCACCGCCGCCCTCGCCGACGCCGGCATCCCGTACGAGACCGTGGAACAGGCGGCCGTCGGCTACTGCTTCCAGGCCTCCACCGCCGGCCAGCGGGCCGTGTACGAACTGGGGCTCACCGGCATCCCCGTCTACAACCTCAACAACAACTGCGCGACCGGCTCCACCGCCCTGATGACCGCCCGGCAGTTCGTCGAGGGAGGCATCGCCGACTGCGTCCTCGCCCTCGGCTTCGAGAAGATGGCCCGGGGCTCGCTCGGCGGGGGCGGGTCGGCGGGTGCCGAGGACTTCAAGAGCTCGCCGGTCGCCCGGCACTACGGCATCATGGCCGCCGCCCACGGCTTCGAGATGTCCCCGCCCACCGCGCAGATCTTCGGCAACGCGGCCCGCGAGCACATGGAGCGGTACGGGACGACCGAGGTGCAGCTCGCGGCCGTCGGCGCCAAGAACCACCAGCACTCGGCGAACAACCCCAACGCCCAGTTCCAGGACGTCTACACGGTCGACGAGATCCTCGCCGCCAGGACCGTCCACCGGCCGCTCACCAAGCTCCAGTGCTCGCCCACCTCCGACGGCGCGGCGGCAGCCCTCGTCGTCTCCGAGCGGTTCGTCGAGGAACACGGGCTGCGGGGGCGGGCGGTGGAGATCGCCGCCCAGGCGATGACCACCGACACCGGGGAGTCCTTCGCCTCCGGCTCCTGCATCGACGCCGTCGGCCGCCCGATGTCCCGGGCCGCCGCCCGCCAGGTGTACGAGCGCTCCGGGCTCGGCATCGAGGACGTCGACGTCATCGAGCTGCACGACTGCTTCTCGATCAACGAACTGCTCACGTACGAGGCGCTCGGCATGTGCGAGGAGGGCGCCTCCGGCAAGCTCGTCGAGTCCGGCGCCACCACGTACGGCGGCCGCTGGGTCGTGAACCCCTCCGGCGGGCTCATCTCCAAGGGCCACCCGCTGGGCGCGACCGGCCTCGCGCAGGCGGCGGAGCTGGTGTGGCAGCTGCGGGGCGAGGCGGGGCCACGGCAGGTCACGGGGGCGCGGGTCGGGCTCGCGCACAACATCGGCCTGGGCGGGGCGGCGGTGGTGACGCTGTTGCGGAAGGCGTAGGGCTTAGGGGATGGGGCGTCACGGGCCTCGGTGGTCGTGGGCGTAAGGGGATGGGGCGTCACGGGCCGCGGAGGTCGTAGGGCATAGGGCGTGACGGGCCTCGGCGGTCGTAGGGCGGAATGCCCATGTACGGGGCTGAGTCGGTCTGCGACCATGACATTCATGCCGCAGACCGACTCCGCCACGAGCGACACCACCCCGCCCCCCACCCTCGGCACGCCCCGCCCGTGGCTGGTCGTCCTGACCGCCTGCGCCGCCCAGTTCCTCGTCGTCCTCGACGTCTCCGTCGTGAACGTCGCGCTGCCGTCGATGCGGACCGACCTCGGCCTCTCCGAGCTCGGGCTCCAGTGGGTGATCAGCGCGTACTCGATCGCCTTCGCCGGATTCATGCTGCTCGGCGGCCGGGCCGCCGACCTCTACGGGCGGAAGGCGATATTCCTGCTAGGGCTCGGGCTCTTCACCGCCGCGTCCGTCGTCGGCGGCATCGCCCCGGAGGGCCAGTACCTGATCGGCGCCCGCGCCGTGCAGGGCCTCGGCGCCGCCCTCCTCTCGCCCGCCACCCTGACGCTCGTCACCGGAGCCGTCGAGGCCGGACCCGCCAGGACCCGGGCCATCGGCACCTGGACCGCGGTCGGTGCGGCGGGCGGCGCCGCGGGCGGCTTCGTCGGCGGCCTCCTCGTCGACCTGCTGTCCTGGCGGTGGGTCCTCCTCATCAACGTCCCCATCGGCATCCTCGTCCTGGCCGCCGCGGCGCTCTGGCTCCGCGAGGGCCGCACCGGCACCGGCAGCCGCCACCTCGACCTGCCGGGCGCCGTGCTCGTCACCGGCGGGCTCGCCACCCTCGCGTACGGCATCGTCCAGACCGAGGAGGCGGGCTGGACCGACCCGGCCACCCTGCTCACGCTCCTCGGCGGCCTCGTCCTCCTCGCCGTCTTCGTCGCCGTCGAGGCGCGCACGGCGGCCCCGCTGATGCCGCTGAAGATCTTCCGCAACCGGGCCGTGTCGGCGGCCAACGTGGCGATCCTGCTGTGCGGTTCGAGCTCCTTCGGCATGTGGTATTTCATGACGGTGTACGCGCAGAACGTCCTCGGCTACACCCCGATCCAGGCCGGCCTCGCGCTCGTTCCCAGCTCCCTCAGCGTCATCCTGGGCTCCAAGCTGGCCCCGCGCCTCATGCCGGCTCTCGGCGCCCGCAACGTCGCCGTGGCGGGCGCGCTCATCGGGGCGGCGGGCTTCGCCTGGCAGTCGACGCTGACGGCCGACGGCACCTTCCTCGGGACGATCCTCGGCCCCGGCGTCGTGATGATGGTGGGCCTCGGCCTGGCCACCACCCCGCTGGCCACGCTCGCCACCTCCCACGCGGGCCCGGGGGACGCGGGCCTCGTCTCCGGCCTGGTCAACACCTCCCGCACGATGGGCGGCGCCCTCGGCCTCTCGGTCCTCTCCACGGTCGCGGCGGCGGGTGCCCTGTCGGCCCCCGTCTCGTTCTCCGACTACTCCCTGATCGGCACCCCGGACTCGTCGTACCTGGTCCCGGGTTACGCCCTGGCCTTCCGCGTCTCGGCGGGGATACTCGTCGCGGCGTCGGTCCTGATGCTGGTCTGGCTCCCGAAGGGGGCCAAGCGCACCGGGTGACAATGCCCAGGTGATATCGATCAAGAAGAAGAGCAAGAGCAACAGCAACAGCAAGCGCAAGAACGCGGGAACCTTCAGAACGGCCGCGACAGCCCTGGCCGTCGGCGCGAGTCTGACGGTCGCGCCGTCGGCCTCGGCGGAGCCGGTCCTGGCCGTGACCACCGGCGCCCTGTTCAACGAGCCGAACAGCACCGACGCCGCCGCGCGAGGACGGATCCTCTTCCACCTGGGGGACCTCGTCGACGGCGCGGAGGCGGGATCGTCGATCCGGATCTCCCTCTACCTCTTCCAGTCGGTCTACCTGGCGAACAAGCTGGGCGACGCCCACAAGAGGGGCGTCGCCGTCCAGGTCGTCGTCGACGCCGACAGCAGGTCCACGGGGCTCGACACCCTGAAGACCCGGCTCGCGGACCCGGCGGGCAGCCCCGACTCCTGGGTGCGGACCTGCAAGCCGGAGGAGGCCTGCCTGGCCCTGGACCCGGGCACCACGGAGGCGGACCCGAACGGCACGTACGACAACGTCAACCACAACAAGTTCTTCCTGTTCTCCCGTACCAAGGGCAAGGGTGACGTCGCGGTCGACGACGTGGTGGTGCAGTCCTCCGGGAACCTCACGAGCCAGGACACCGACGACTGGTGGAACGACGCGCTGACGGTCGTCGGCAACACGGCCCTGTCCGGCGCGTACGGGCAGTACTTCACCGATCTGGCGGCAGCCGCCGCCGGGCAGAAGCCGCAGGTCGCCGACTACGCGCACGACACCCAGGCGGGCAAGGCGAAGGTCTACTTCTTCCCGAGGTCCGGCACGGACACGGTCGTCAACATCCTCGGGACGGTGGCGCCGGTCGGCACCCCGGACTCCTGCGGCGGCAACTCCACGGGCTTCGGCACGACCGACGGCCGTACGAGGATCCGCATCGCCCAGGGCCACACCACCCGCACCGAGGTCGCCCGGAAGCTGTGGGAGCTCGCCAACGCCGGCTGCGACATCGAGATCGTCTACCGGTCCCTCGACAACTGGACCGCCGACGACAAGCCCATGGGGCAGGTCGCCAACTGGCTGACCCGGCCGGTGACGGGCAAGGGCCGGATCACCCTGCACCAGCTCGACAACGACAAGCGCGGCGGCTCCGACTCCCACACCAAGTACCTGCTGATCGAGGGCACGTACTACGGGGGCGTGAACAAGAAGATCGTCTTCACGGGCAGCCACACCTACACGACGACGGCGCTCCGCTACAACGACGAGACGCTGCTCAAGTACGAGGACGCGGCGGTCTTCGACGCGTACGTCAAGAACTTCGAGGCCCAGCGGACGGCGGCGCAGACCGAGGGCCTGTAGGCGCGCCTGCGGGCCCCGTCGTCCCTGCAGCCACCCCTGCCGACGTGCCGCCCGCACCGCCTCCGTGCGGTTGCGGGTGGACGTCTTGCCGATCACCGAGGACAGGCGGTCGCGGACGGTGGACTCGGAGAGGTGGAGCCGCGCCGCGACGTCCGCGATCGTCGCCCCGTCCACCGAGGCGGCGAGGGCCTCCCGCTACCGGCCCGTCAGCGGGTTCGGCCCCGCGCCGAGGTCGGCGGCCGCGAGGGCCGGGTCGACGACCGTCTCGCCCCGGAGGACCTGCCGGACCGCCTCGGCCAGCTCCTGCACGGGCCCGTCCTTCACCAGGAACCCCGCCGCACCGGCCTCCATCGCCCGGCGCAGACAGCCGGGGCGGCCGAAGGTCGTGAGGATCAGGACCCGGCAGTCCGGCACCTCGTCGCGCAGCGCGGCGGCGGCGTCGAGCCCGCTGCGCCCGGGCAGCTCGATGTCGAGGACCGCCACGTCGGGCCGCGAGAGCAGCGCGGCGTCCACGATCTCGTCGCCCCGCCCGACCTGCGCGACGA includes:
- a CDS encoding acyl-CoA dehydrogenase; the protein is MGIAITHEQRELARSVRGWLTRAVPPEEVRKHLDVPDAAAGRPAYWDAAVGQGLLGLHLPEEHGGGGGGLGDLAVVVEEAARALLPGPYLPSVLAAEVLHRAGQRELAASVAGGERIAAVALGGTGSLTAVRTASGWLLDGAPPPVLGGAQAGLVILRAATADGSVWLAVDTATLSVRPHESADPTRPTGEITARAAHVPVARELALDTGLVRDLAAVLLAADACGTAARAVETAAEHARTREQFGRPIGQFQGVKHLCADMLVRLEQARALTWDAARAGEDAARAGEDAARGGEDEARSLAAALAAATALDAAYTCAKDCIQILGGIGFTWEHDAHLLLRRAVVARQLLGTGDHHRLAALRHAADGVRRGLRLDLPPEADEYRRAAREAVAPAAGLEPAAARRALAPTGYAAPHLPEPYGLGADPLRQLAVQRELEAAGITLPGLGIGAWVVPSLLTYGTPEQQETHLGPTLRGERLWCQLFSEPGAGSDLASLRTRAERTEDGGWRITGQKVWTSAAQWAHHGILLARTDPAAPKHKGLTYFLVDMRDTPGIDIRPLKEITGDSLFNEVWFDDAILPADAVVGEVNDGWRVARNTLGNERVHMADQVAFDTGLEALIERAAQHDSSVRARVGGLLAEAHALACIGLRTTLLQVSGLEPGAGASVRKLVQTLHQQKVAELTLELLGPEGALREGPGERALHGMLMSRCLTIAGGTTQVQLNVVAERLLGLPRD
- a CDS encoding teichoic acid biosynthesis protein C, producing MAALSVAGIGAGAGPASAADGLPASPLIRVEGNTGPAYFREVALHEGTVIQSIGFDNVNRRLYYAQVIGGGRQLAGESAPLSGGTRDLHGDLAITEWTLGADAADGGGTGRITGYMYLRGFGHGVGFGVEPSGTSTYLWTEVDAVQDTANETSRGRRLCRFKFTSSSTPLDATSTSLQKFTPVPGSVNNTASIDPVNNRLVVRYSLNGMHYRIYDLAKARAGDFGTPLVEIAEPAISVDRNRYGKPSFQGYAVAGQYLYMLHGNSYGYTQDHDDDPSTPKIVISPPGEGNTHLTSVDLNTGSIVTTFHSKAGYTLPFREPEGLAIQIPQASRPDVFRLCMGFASGETPGQRTASVYYKDSLIQL
- a CDS encoding lipid-transfer protein, which gives rise to MTTKAYVVGVGMTKFEKPETRDWQYWDMAKEAGTAALADAGIPYETVEQAAVGYCFQASTAGQRAVYELGLTGIPVYNLNNNCATGSTALMTARQFVEGGIADCVLALGFEKMARGSLGGGGSAGAEDFKSSPVARHYGIMAAAHGFEMSPPTAQIFGNAAREHMERYGTTEVQLAAVGAKNHQHSANNPNAQFQDVYTVDEILAARTVHRPLTKLQCSPTSDGAAAALVVSERFVEEHGLRGRAVEIAAQAMTTDTGESFASGSCIDAVGRPMSRAAARQVYERSGLGIEDVDVIELHDCFSINELLTYEALGMCEEGASGKLVESGATTYGGRWVVNPSGGLISKGHPLGATGLAQAAELVWQLRGEAGPRQVTGARVGLAHNIGLGGAAVVTLLRKA
- a CDS encoding MFS transporter; translation: MTFMPQTDSATSDTTPPPTLGTPRPWLVVLTACAAQFLVVLDVSVVNVALPSMRTDLGLSELGLQWVISAYSIAFAGFMLLGGRAADLYGRKAIFLLGLGLFTAASVVGGIAPEGQYLIGARAVQGLGAALLSPATLTLVTGAVEAGPARTRAIGTWTAVGAAGGAAGGFVGGLLVDLLSWRWVLLINVPIGILVLAAAALWLREGRTGTGSRHLDLPGAVLVTGGLATLAYGIVQTEEAGWTDPATLLTLLGGLVLLAVFVAVEARTAAPLMPLKIFRNRAVSAANVAILLCGSSSFGMWYFMTVYAQNVLGYTPIQAGLALVPSSLSVILGSKLAPRLMPALGARNVAVAGALIGAAGFAWQSTLTADGTFLGTILGPGVVMMVGLGLATTPLATLATSHAGPGDAGLVSGLVNTSRTMGGALGLSVLSTVAAAGALSAPVSFSDYSLIGTPDSSYLVPGYALAFRVSAGILVAASVLMLVWLPKGAKRTG
- a CDS encoding phospholipase D family protein, producing the protein MISIKKKSKSNSNSKRKNAGTFRTAATALAVGASLTVAPSASAEPVLAVTTGALFNEPNSTDAAARGRILFHLGDLVDGAEAGSSIRISLYLFQSVYLANKLGDAHKRGVAVQVVVDADSRSTGLDTLKTRLADPAGSPDSWVRTCKPEEACLALDPGTTEADPNGTYDNVNHNKFFLFSRTKGKGDVAVDDVVVQSSGNLTSQDTDDWWNDALTVVGNTALSGAYGQYFTDLAAAAAGQKPQVADYAHDTQAGKAKVYFFPRSGTDTVVNILGTVAPVGTPDSCGGNSTGFGTTDGRTRIRIAQGHTTRTEVARKLWELANAGCDIEIVYRSLDNWTADDKPMGQVANWLTRPVTGKGRITLHQLDNDKRGGSDSHTKYLLIEGTYYGGVNKKIVFTGSHTYTTTALRYNDETLLKYEDAAVFDAYVKNFEAQRTAAQTEGL